The sequence GCCTCGCCCCCCGTCGTGCTCTCGTCGCCAGTCAGCATCTTGAAGGTGCTGGTCTTGCCCGCACCGTTGACGCCCAGAAGCCCAAAGCACTCGCCAGGACGCACACCCAGGCACAGGCGGTCAACGGCCAGAATGCGGCCAATCTTCCGGGACTTGTAGACCTGGCCAGGAGCCTGCCCGCTCAGCGGGGCATGGGGGCATGGGGGCGTGGGGTGCAACGCCCTCAACCCCATCCTGCTCCCACCCTGCCCCTctggccccaccccacccaggccctgccccacctccagagCCCTGCCCACATGCCCCATGGCCCCACCCCATACAGGCCCCACCCCATacaggccccacccccagagctcAGGGCCATGCCCACCCAGGCTCCACCTCCACTGCTGGGGCCCCACccccctggccctggccctggcccaccccacccaggccccaccccaaacGCTCAGAGCCCACCTTGGTCAGGTTCTCAATCTTGACCATGTCGTTGTCAGCGTCTCCCCGGAGCACTCGCTGCCGCTCGCTAGCCACGTCCACATCATCCTCCACAGGCTTGGTAGACACAGGCATGCGCCTTGGGGGACAGGATGGACAGCGTCCAGCAGCTCGCCACCCCCACTGCCCCTCCCTGCCACCAGTCTCACGTCCTCTGGCTCCTTTCCcgtcccctgccccaccccctcctgccccatccctgccccactccctcaccccatccctgctcccgccccgccccctgcccccaccGCCGCTATGCGCCCCGCTCACTGTGGCCGCCGCAGGAAGTTGTACTGGCACATGATGGTCAGGAGGAAGCCCACGACGCCCTCGACCGCCATGGCCACCAGCCCGCGGGTGACGATGTCCCATTCGAACGGGGACTTCATCTTGTCAAACTGGCCTGTGGGGAGCCAGCTCAGGGCCTATGCTCTAGGCCTTGAGGGGCCGCAACCGCCTCCCCCACCCCACGGGCCCCCTCACCAATCTTGGCGTAGTACTCGTTGATGTACTCGTTGTAGGCCATCTCCATGAGCCCGTGGCCCAGATTGTAGTTGGGGAAAATGAGGAAGCAGCTTTTCAGGTAACTGTTGACAACCTTCAGGTCCTGCGGGGTGGTCGGGGTCAGGCGCACAGCCTCCGCAGGGCCCGCCGCCCCCGCCATGTCGCCGCCACCCCACCTTATCGTGCTCGAAGAGCTGTAGCAGGAAGGTGGCCACCGTGGCAGTGATGCCGATGAAGAGATTGATAACAATGAGGAACACGTAGGCCGAGCTAGGGACCTCGAACCAGAAGGAGGCCGGGTACATGATGGGCGTGATGGACCACCTGTGGGCAGGTGGCGGGCAGAGGTCACCAGGCAGCCCCGGCCCCACCTAAGGCCACTCCCTCATCCACTCCCCCTTACCCATAGagcaggaagagggagaggacagCAGGGAAGTTGGTGGGCGATGTGTAGGCCGGCAGGTCGAACACAAACAGGATGATGACGCAGCAGGTAGCGGGGACCAGGTAGTTGagctgcaggggtgggggtggctggTGAGAGACCCGGGGCAGGGCGGGGATGGGGGATGAGAAGGGCCGGGGCACCCCCGTGGCCACGCCGGGCGCACCATGTCCCACACGTAGTTCGCCAGCCAGTAGATGACGGGGTTGCAGCCGCTGACAAACTGCAAGTGCTTGGCCTTGGTGGACTTCTCAGCCACGAGGAAGACGACGAAGCTGGCCGGCACGAACGACATGGCCACGATGATGAAGATGGCGATGACGACATCCGTGCCCTGCAGCCTGGAGCAAGGAAGCCCTCAGTCCTCATGGCCGGGCTGCAGCGCCTACCTGCCCCGCCTCATCCCCACTGGCCACACTTACAGGTAGTCCAGGGAGAGGCTGGCACTGGTCTTATTCATGGGATGGTTGGTGACGGTGATGCCTGCACACGGCGGGGTGGGGGCAGCAGCTTCAGGCCTCTGCGCCATCCggcccagccccagctcctcccCGCCCAGCCCCGCCTGTGCCAGCTCACCGTAAGCTGCCGGGTTGCCCTTGCTCTTGGGCAGGTTGGCACGCAGGATGGCGTTGTTGAGGCTGTTGAGGTAGGTGGGCATGCTGTGATAGCCCTTGTTGTTGTAGAAAACCTGCAGAACGAAGAGGACAAAGGCCCCAGGAGCCCCGTGGGTCTCTGCAGACCTCAGGCGGCGCTACACACCTCGAAGCCCCAGGGCCGCAGCCTTGCTCACCTGGGCAGCCCTGCGCACCGCGATCTTCCGCACCATGGGTGGGGCCCTGGTGCCAAATGAGGCTGGGATGGACTTGAGGACGTTGCCAAAGGTGATGGCCCCATACCTGGGCAGGCAGGTGGGAGGGGCGGTGAGGCTAGGCAGGCAGTGAGGCTAGAGGGACAGGAGTTGAGACCAGGTGGCTGGTGGCTGGCCGCCCTCGCCCACAGCCTCCCCACCCAGCTCACCGGTGCAGTCGGAAGCGGTCAGAGGTGAAGAGCAGGTACTCAGAGACGTTGTGGCCGGTGATGTCGGTCAGGATGTCGCCTGTGACCACACGCATCTGGGGCGGGTGCCCGCCCACACTGCTGGGGCAGGAGAAGCCGGTGCCCTGCGCAGAGCAGGTGCAGCGGACGGGCTCCCGTACCAGGTGCGGCAGGGAGGGCGCGGACGTCCACATTTCTGTGGGCACAGCGTGGTGCGGTGAGAAGGACCCCTCGCTGCCCCTGCCCCCCAGCCGGCCCCCGGAACCGCTACCTGGGCCTGCGGTGGGTGGAAGGGAGACGTTCCAGGCCTGCGGGTCCTCGTCCGGGGACGCTGGGGAGTCAGATGGGGCAGGCGAGGGTGGGGGCGGCACGAAGTTGGACAGCGGCAGCCCCTGCGTGAAGGACTCCAAGCACATGCTGTCGAAGAACCGAGCCGCCAGCAGGCGCGACTCCCCGCTGCTCAGGTTCAACGTGGGCCCCAGAGAGCCGTTGGCGGGAGACTTGAGCACGCAGGTGGCGCCCACCCCCGACGGCAGCCGGAATGTGCTCACGAGCTGCTGGGGGCTGGCATCGGGTGACAGCCGCAGCCTGTGGGCACCCACAGTGTGAGGTGGGGCTGCCCATCTCTGCTCCCTCGCCCACCCCACCCACCAAGGCTGCCCCCGCCAGCGGCCTCACCGGTACTCTCGGCGCTCCTCGTTGGCGTAGGGGATGAAGTTGCCACGGGGCTGGGTGTAGTTGTGGTACTGGGAAGGTGACAGGACCAGTGGAGGCAGGTCACCTGGCAGGGAGGGCACGGAGGCCTGAGCAGGTTCTGCCCACTGGCCAGCAGCCCCCAAGCCTGGGTCCCCTTCCACCAACCCCAAAGGACCCACGCCTGGGATCTGGGCCCCGAAGAGGCAGGACTCCCGGATGAACCCCGGCATGTGCCCAGCCTCGGGTGCGGGGTGAGGCCCAGAGTCAGGAAGCTTGGGAGAGGGCATCCTCAGGGCTCCCAGTGGAAAGGGGGGACATAAGCCCGGCACCCCCACCCAGCCGGTGGCCTACCAATCTCGGGGACGGACAGAGCCACGGTCATGGCCACGCAGACGAAGAAGGCCGGCAGCAGGATCTGGGAGAAGAGTGCCTTGGAGTTGCGGCGGGCACAGTGGAAGCGTTTGACCAGCAGCCCGTGGAACTGGCGCACCTTCAGCCACCCGCCGTCCAGCTTGCGGCTGCCCTGGCCAACCCTCGACAGggcctccgcctcagcctctgtgCAGACAGGTAGGGGCTGAGCAGGTGGCTGCACGCTACCCTCTCCCCACTGGCTGCCCCCATGCCGCTCCCCTCTAACCCCGCTCCCCCTCCCCGGCTGCCCCGGCCTCACCCGGCCACCCCCACCTTGCAGGCTGACGTTGTCTGGGTCCTGTGGGTTATCAAACAGGGGGCGGTAGTCGCCATAGACGTCGGCGTAGCCAGCTCCCTCGTCACCGCGGGCAGAGCCCACAGATGACGCCGACTGCAGTGATGCCTGTGACTGGGCCAGCTCCGAGCACCGGGCCAGGTTGCCGGCGTGACCCTCCCCAGACACCGTGCCCTCCGCCCCGGGGAGCACGTCCTTCCTGGACTCCTTCACATCTGCCGCAGCGGAAGGGCCGAGGGGATGTTCAGAGTTACTGGCCCCTAGGCCTGCCCGGGAACCCCATGCCCGGTCTTTACCCAGTTCCCAGGGTCATACACCTGTCCGGGACCTCTGGCCACCAAGACCACCCACCCAGGACCCCAGGCTAACCCTGGGGATGCCACCCAGGACCAGGGTGGCGCCCCCAGACACCAGGCAGCAGTGACAGCACAGGCCCGAGCTGGGACTTTGTGGGTGGGGTGGGCTGAGCAAGTGGCCCGGGCCCCTCACCGGCCTCACTGTTCTCCAGCGACTGATCCTCCTCCGACACTTTGAGGAACACCTCCTCCAGGGTGGTGTCCATCAGCCCGAAGCTACTGAGGTGCAGTGCGTCCAGGCTGCGTTCCAGGTGCTGTGAGGGCATTGGAGGGGGAGGCTGCGGCAGGGACGCCCAGGCAGGGGTGCGTCCACCTCCACCGCCTGCAACTGTCCCCCAACCCTTAGGTCCTGGCCTGCTTTTGGCCCTCACACCTGGAAGAGGCGCTCAAAAGCCCCCTTCTTGGCAGCCTCGCTGGGCAGGATGTAGGAGAGCTCCGTGCTTGTGTCTGAGACCAGCAGGCAGGAGGCCACGTGCTTGCGGATGAACTGGGACACCTGGAGCTCGGAGCAGCTGCTCAGCGGGGCCCGACCTGGGGGGCTGGATGCCAGCCCTGGCTCTGTGGGGGATGTGGGAGCAGGGAGGAATTCactcaggggctgggaggagggactCCCGATGGGAACCCAACTGAGTCAAGATATGGGCGTTGGAGAGGGCTGGCCAGGCCCCAGCAGGTATCCTGGGCCCAGTGGGTGACGGTGAGGACCCAGCCTCTCCAAGATACGGGCATTGGAGAGGGTGGGCCAGGCCCCAGCAGGTATCCTGGGCTAAGTGGGTGATGCTGAGGACCCAGCCCCTCCATCATGGATTCTCAGGTGGGGGTCCCGGGGAGGGGGTGACCTGAGGCCAACTCAGGCAGCTTCAACACAGACCTTGGGGGCCCCCCGACTCGGCGGGTCGCTTGACCAGCGTGAGGCGGTACCCATCACCATAGGTGCCCTTGAGGAACAGCGGGGAGCCGCAGCACTTGAGCTTCCCGTGGGAGATGATGGCAATGCGGTCCCCAAGCAGGTCAGCCTCGTCCATGTGGTGGGTGGACAGAAGGATGGTGCGGCCTAGGGCAAGGCCAGACCCAGGGTCAGGGGGCAGGGGAGGCACCGTCTGCACCCCTGCCTACGCGGCACCCCACTCACCCGGCTTGTACTTCAGGATGAGGTCCCAGATGGCGCGGCGTGCGTAAGGGTCCACGCCCGCCGTGGGCTCGTCCAGGATGATGGCGCGAGAGCCGCCCACGAAGGCGATGGCCACAGACAGCTTGCGCTTCATGCCACCCGACAGTGTCTGCACCAGCGAGTGCCGCTTGTTGGAGAGCTCCAGGTCCTCGATCATCCTGGGACAGGGAGGTGGGGCATGGGGCTGGGGCTATGCACAGCCCCAGGGCCTCTCCCCACCCGCTCCGCCCCACCCTGCGCCCACCCACTTGTCCATCTCTCTGCGGATCTCCTCCTGGGCCATGCTTTTGAGCCGTGAGTAGAACCAGAGATGCTCCTCCACCGTGAGCCGGTCAAACAGCACGTTGTGCTGCGGGCACATGCCCAGGTTCTTGCGGATCTCATCCATCTCCGTGCGGATGTCGTGCCCATAGATGGTGGCGGAACCCGACGTCGGAGGGAACAGGCCAGTCAGGATGGACCTGGGTAGGGGGGCGGGGTCATGACCCCACGCCCTCTGCAGGGGCCCCACTCTGCCCCTGACTAGGACTCCTGCTCTGGTCAGCAAATGCCCACGGCCCTGCCCCTTTGACACTCACATGGTGGTGGTCTTGCCCGCCCCGTTGTGGCCCAGGAAGGAGACCACCTGGTTCTCGTAGAGGTTCAGGCTCAGCTTGTTCAGGGCCAGCTTCTTGTCATCCTTGTAGACCTTGGTGAGTTTGTCCACGCAGACTACCAGAGGCAGGTGAGTGGGCTCCTCCTCCATGCCACGTGTCTCCTCTGCACCAGGGCTGTGGATCAGCAGGGTAGGGGCGGCACCAAGGCCACCCAGGACTCTGAACCCAGCGCCCACCCCAGCCACCATTCTGGCACCAGCCTCACCAAAGCGCCGGCTCTCCATGGCACAGGCCTGGTCCTCCTCCATGACACTGAGGCGGGGGGTGCGTGCCCATGGCCAGCTCCACTCCCAGGTTTCTGTCCGCCCACTGCCCAGCCAGTAGGACTTCTGCAGTGGGAAGTACCAGGGCCGGGGCAGCCCGTACATGCCTGGgggtcagggaggggaggggaggctgacCTAGGGCCTGGGATGACCATCCACCACGTGGGCCATGTGCCCACCCAGGGAGCCACCCGTGCCGCATCCAGGAGTGGACCCAGAGCGCTGGTCCCCAACCCTGGCTGGGGACCCcgcctctcccctgccctccaaGGGCTGGCCAGTACCTGGGTGCACAGCCTCGATGTACCATGTGAGGATGCCGTAGACCACGGCGTCCACCATCAGCATGGTGACGGCCAGGAGCAGGTTGAAGTCATCCCCCTCCACTGGGGACTGGCTGAAGGTGTGCCACTGGATGCCCACGCCAGCCACCTCGTACAGCGCGAAGTACTTGGAGCCCAGGCCAAAGGCCGTCGTGGACATGAGGGACTGAGGAGGCAGTGGTGTCAGTGCGTGGGGTGGCCAGGCAACCCAGCCGCCCGCCTGCCCGCAACCCTCACCGCGATGCACTTCTCGAAGGCCGTGATCTTATCATGCGCCACCTCCTCTCGGATTGCCACATACATATAGGGCACGTAGCTCAGGAAGTAGATGATGCCGCCGCAGGCAGAGGCCAGCTTGGCCTTGGAGTACAGCACGGACACCAGGAAACTGGGTGGGCAGGGGCCATGAGCGCCGTCAGCCACCCACACTCCCGGCCTCCTGGGCAAGCCTCTGCCAGGGTCCAGGGGGCTCCGAGAGGGTGTGGGGTGAGCTTGCTGGGCCAGTGCCTGCCCTgggtccctgccaccatggcccgTGCTCACCAGAACATGATGGTGGCCACGGCATAGACTGCCAGGAAGAGCCAGATGATGACCACGTGGCTGTGCATGAGCACCTGGCCGTACTTCAGGATGGCGGTGAGCGCTGTCACGGAGATGGACAGCTGCACAAAGCCGGTGATGAACCAGGCCACCCAGTGCACTGCGTTGTTCAGGCCCATGGTCTTCATCACCTGCGGGTGGGCCAGGGGCTTGGGGCAGGCCCCGGGGAGGACGCCGCCCCTCCCTGCCAGCCCGCGCCTCCAGGGAGGGTCCCGGCCCGCCGCACCTCCTTGAGCCGGTGCTCCTTCTCCGCCACGATGTGCTGGATGGTCATGGCCACGGAGTACACCCAGGAGATCACCATGCACAGCGGCATCATGTGCTCGATGACGAACAGGAAGCTGCGGGGAGGCCGCGCTCAGGCGCCActcagcccctgccccagcccagccccgggCGCCCGGCACTCACTCATCGCGCGTGTAGCAGGGGTAGGGGAACATCTGCACGTAGCTGCCCGGCTCCACCACGTCGTGCCCCACAAAGGTGTCGATGATGGCGCGTTCCATCATGTCTGTGG is a genomic window of Chlorocebus sabaeus isolate Y175 chromosome 12, mChlSab1.0.hap1, whole genome shotgun sequence containing:
- the ABCA2 gene encoding ATP-binding cassette sub-family A member 2 produces the protein MGFLHQLQLLLWKNVTLKRRSPWVLAFEIFIPLVLFFILLGLRQKKPTISVKEAFYTAAPLTSAGILPVMQSLCPDGQRDEFGFLQYANSTVTQLLERLDRVVEEGNLFDPARPSLGSELEALRQHLEALSAGPGTSGSHLDRSTVSSFSLDSVARDPQELWRFLTQNLSLPNSTAQALLAARVDPPEVYHLLFGPSSALDSQSGLHKGQEPWSHLGSNPLFRMEELLLAPALLEQLTCTPGSGKLGRILTVPESQKGALQGYQDAVCSGQAAARARRFSGLADELRNQLDMAKVSQQLGLDAPNGSDSPPQAPSPRRLQALLGDLLDAQKVLQDVDVLSALALLLPQGACTGRTPGPPASGAGGVANGTGAGTVVGPNATAEEGAPSAAAPASLDTLQGQCSAFVQLWAGLQPILCGNNRTIEPEALRRGNMSSLGFTSKEQRNLGLLVHLMTSNPKILYAPAGSEVDRVILKANETFAFVGNVTHYAQVWLNISAEIRSFLEQGRLQQHLHWLQQYVAELRLHPEALNLSLDELPPALRQDNFSLPSGMALLQQLDTIDNAACGWIQFMSKVSVDIFKGFPDEESIVNYTLNQAYQDNVTVFASVIFQTRKDGSLPPHVHYKIRQNSSFTEKTNEIRRAYWRPGPNTGGRFYFLYGFVWIQDMMERAIIDTFVGHDVVEPGSYVQMFPYPCYTRDDFLFVIEHMMPLCMVISWVYSVAMTIQHIVAEKEHRLKEVMKTMGLNNAVHWVAWFITGFVQLSISVTALTAILKYGQVLMHSHVVIIWLFLAVYAVATIMFCFLVSVLYSKAKLASACGGIIYFLSYVPYMYVAIREEVAHDKITAFEKCIASLMSTTAFGLGSKYFALYEVAGVGIQWHTFSQSPVEGDDFNLLLAVTMLMVDAVVYGILTWYIEAVHPGMYGLPRPWYFPLQKSYWLGSGRTETWEWSWPWARTPRLSVMEEDQACAMESRRFEETRGMEEEPTHLPLVVCVDKLTKVYKDDKKLALNKLSLNLYENQVVSFLGHNGAGKTTTMSILTGLFPPTSGSATIYGHDIRTEMDEIRKNLGMCPQHNVLFDRLTVEEHLWFYSRLKSMAQEEIRREMDKMIEDLELSNKRHSLVQTLSGGMKRKLSVAIAFVGGSRAIILDEPTAGVDPYARRAIWDLILKYKPGRTILLSTHHMDEADLLGDRIAIISHGKLKCCGSPLFLKGTYGDGYRLTLVKRPAESGGPQEPGLASSPPGRAPLSSCSELQVSQFIRKHVASCLLVSDTSTELSYILPSEAAKKGAFERLFQHLERSLDALHLSSFGLMDTTLEEVFLKVSEEDQSLENSEADVKESRKDVLPGAEGTVSGEGHAGNLARCSELAQSQASLQSASSVGSARGDEGAGYADVYGDYRPLFDNPQDPDNVSLQEAEAEALSRVGQGSRKLDGGWLKVRQFHGLLVKRFHCARRNSKALFSQILLPAFFVCVAMTVALSVPEIGDLPPLVLSPSQYHNYTQPRGNFIPYANEERREYRLRLSPDASPQQLVSTFRLPSGVGATCVLKSPANGSLGPTLNLSSGESRLLAARFFDSMCLESFTQGLPLSNFVPPPPSPAPSDSPASPDEDPQAWNVSLPPTAGPEMWTSAPSLPHLVREPVRCTCSAQGTGFSCPSSVGGHPPQMRVVTGDILTDITGHNVSEYLLFTSDRFRLHRYGAITFGNVLKSIPASFGTRAPPMVRKIAVRRAAQVFYNNKGYHSMPTYLNSLNNAILRANLPKSKGNPAAYGITVTNHPMNKTSASLSLDYLLQGTDVVIAIFIIVAMSFVPASFVVFLVAEKSTKAKHLQFVSGCNPVIYWLANYVWDMLNYLVPATCCVIILFVFDLPAYTSPTNFPAVLSLFLLYGWSITPIMYPASFWFEVPSSAYVFLIVINLFIGITATVATFLLQLFEHDKDLKVVNSYLKSCFLIFPNYNLGHGLMEMAYNEYINEYYAKIGQFDKMKSPFEWDIVTRGLVAMAVEGVVGFLLTIMCQYNFLRRPQRMPVSTKPVEDDVDVASERQRVLRGDADNDMVKIENLTKVYKSRKIGRILAVDRLCLGVRPGECFGLLGVNGAGKTSTFKMLTGDESTTGGEAFVNGHSVLKELLQVQQSLGYCPQCDALFDELTAREHLQLYTRLRGISWKDEARVVKWALEKLELTKYADKPAGTYSGGNKRKLSTAIALIGYPAFIFLDEPTTGMDPKARRFLWNLILDLIKTGRSVVLTSHSMEECEALCTRLAIMVNGRLRCLGSIQHLKNRFGDGYMITVRTKSSQSVKDVVRFFNRSFPEAMLKERHHTKVQYQLKSEHISLAQVFSKMEQVSGVLGIEDYSVSQTTLDNVFVNFAKKQSDNLEQQETEPPSALQSPLGCLLSLLRPRPAPTELRALVADEPEDLDTEDEGLISFEEERAQLSFNTDTLC